The Antarcticibacterium flavum genome contains the following window.
AATTTCATTATATTTCTCAGCTGCATTGGCATTTATTCCCAACTCTTTCAAACGATCAAATTTGAGTTGTTGGCTGTAATAGTTGTTGATATTATCCAGACCAATGACTTCATGTCCTTCTTCAGCTAAAAACCTTGATAAATGAAAGCCAATGAAACCTGCTGCTCCTGTAACTAAAATTTTCATATTAACTGCCAATACTGTAATATTCGAAACCAATTTTTCTTTTTGACTTTCCTTCAAGTAATCTTCTCCCATCAAACAAGAAAGCCGGCTTAAGCATACTATCATATATCTTTTGCCAGTTCAATTCTTGAAATTCATCCCATTCTGTCAACACAGCTACAGCATGGGCCTCCCTGGTAGCATCCATTGCCGAGGTTAAAACTTGGACTCTTTCTCGAATTTCCTCACTGCTATGGGTTCCTAAGTACTCAAGATCTGCAAAAACTTGCTCTTTATTTACTTTAGGATCATATACCACAATATCTGCCTGCTCATTCAATAGATAATCTGTAACATAAATAGCTGCAGATTCCCGGGTGTCGTTGGTATCCTTTTTAAATGCCCATCCCAGAATGGCAATTTTCTTTCCGGCAACAGTATTATATAATGTTTTAACTATTTTCTCTGCAAACCTCCTTTTTTGATGATCGTTCATAATAATCACCTGCTCCCAGTAGTCTGCCACTTCATTTAAACCAAAGGTTTTAGAAATGTAAACCAGGTTCAAAATATCTTTTTGAAAACAAGAACCACCAAAGCCTACTGAGGCTTGTAAAAATTTAGGTCCAATCCTTGAATCTTTTCCCACAGCTCTTGAAACTTCCCCAACATCTGCTCCGGTCACCTCACAAAGTTCTGACATTGCATTAATGCTGGAAACCCGTTGAGCAAGGAAGGCATTAGCGGTTAATTTGGATAATTCTGAAGACCAAACATTCGTTGTCAAAATATTCTCCTGTGGGATCCAGGTAGCATAAATATCCACCAGAGCATTCACTGCTTCCTGTCCTTTTTCTGTATCTATATCACCTCCAATAAGCACCCTGTCAGGATTTAAAAGATCCTGCACTGCGGTACCTTCCGCCAGAAATTCCGGATTGGACAGTATTTGATATTTAACTCCGTTCCCGGTATTGTCCAATATATTTTTTAAAGCTGCAGCAGTTCTCACAGGTAAAGTAGATTTTTCTATCACGATCTTATCATCTTTCGCCACCCTGGCGATCTGACGGGCACAGAGCTCGATATACTTAAGATCTGCCGCCATTCCTTTTCCTATTCCATAAGTCTTCGTGGGAGTATTTACAGAAATAAAGATCATATCGGCCTTATCTATAGCAGCATCAACATCTGTAGAAAAAAATAAATTTCTTCCCCTGGCCTCCTTAACAATATCAGAAAGCCCCGGCTCATATATTGGAATATTCTCCACATCCTCATCATTCCATGCAGCAATTCGATTTTCATTAATATCAACTACTGTAATATCAATATCAGGACATTTTTGAGCTATAACAGCCATGGTGGGTCCTCCAACGTAACCAGCACCTATGCAACAAATGTTTTTTATTTTCATGTTTTATTTTGATTTCGCGGATTTTAGCGGATTCCACGGATTTTCAACAATCTTTAATCTCAACTAAATAATTATAGTTTTTTATCGCATCTATCTCCTAAAACGCCCTTGACATCATACACTACCGTATTGCCATTTTTAAGTAAATTGAAATCCATTTCAAGGAATTCTTTATGGGCTACAGCTAGTACCACGGCATCAAATTGATCTGAAGGGAGTGATTTAGTAGTAGTTAAGCCATATTCATGGCGTACCTCCACTGGATTAGCAAGAGGATCATATATCGTAACTTTTGTCCCGTATTCTTCAAGGTTCTTGATCACATCTACTACTTTGGTATTTCGTACATCCGGGCAGTTTTCCTTGAAAGTGATTCCCATTACCAAAATATTAGCCCCTTTTACCTTCTGGTCATTCTTCAACATTAGCTTAACAACTTCGGAAGCTACATATTGCCCCATAGAGTCATTCATTCTTCTCCCGGCGAGGATGATTTCAGGATGATATCCCAGTTCCTGAGCTTTTTGCGCTAAATAATAAGGATCAACTCCAATACAATGGCCTCCTACAAGTCCAGGTTTGAAGGGAAGGAAATTCCATTTTGTGCCTGCGGCTTCCAAAACATCCTGGGTATCTATTCCCATCATGTTGAAAATCTTTGCAAGTTCGTTTACAAAAGCAATGTTTATGTCACGCTGAGAATTCTCTATCACTTTTGCTGCTTCAGCTACTTTAATTGTAGGTGCCAAATGGGTACCTGCGGTTATAACTTCCGCATATAAAGCATCTACCTTTTTTCCAATCTCAGGTGTTGAACCGGCAGTAACCTTAAGAATCTTTTCTACTGTATGCTCTTTATCACCCGGGTTGATCCGTTCAGGGGAATAACCTACAAAAAAGTCTTCGTTGAATTTAAGTCCGCTTACCCTTTCCAGTACGGGCACACATTCATCTTCAGTAACTCCGGGATATACAGTAGATTCGTATATCACTATATCATCTTTCTTTAAAACTTTCCCAACACTTTCGCTGGATTTATAAAGCGGAGTAAGATCTGGACGATTGTTTTTGTCAACTGGTGTAGGTACAGTAATAATATAGTAATTACAATCTTTTATATCTTCCAATTCTGCAGAACAAAAAAGGCCATTCTCATTTTGCAGGGTTTCCTTTTCAACTAAAGCTGACTTTAGAATATCATCTTCTACCTCCAATGTAGAATCATGTCCCGTCATTAATTCTTTAACCCGGGATTGATTAATATCAAATCCAACGACAGGATATTTCGTAGCAAAGAGTCTTGCTAATGGGAGGCCTACGTAACCTAAGCCTATGACTGCTATTTTAATGTTTTTCATTTTTTTAGTTTATTTCTAATATGGTGACGTTGTGACCAAGTAACGCTGTGATGTTGCAATCCCCTTCCATCTATAATTAAAGGTATTGGAAATGCAATGATTACATTTCACTACATCACTTCTTCACTTCGTCACTTCAAATTTTCCCAATACCAATCAACCGCCTTTTTTAATCCATCTTCTATCTTATATTGAGGATCATACCTTAACAACTCCTTTGCCTTATCAACTGATGCAAGAGAATGAGGAATATCGCCCGGCCTGTTAGGACCATGTTTTATCTCCACATTAGCTATTTCAGGATCATATTTCGACAAATTTTTCTTTAACAGAGTGGTAAGCTCCAATAAGTTGGTCCTGTCCCCAACTGCGGTATTATAAACCTGATTTACAGCTTCCTTATTTTCAGTTGTAAGCGCCAGAAGATTCATCTGGATCACATTATCTATATAAGTAAAATCCCGGGAATAAGTTCCATCCCCATTTATGACTGGAGATTCATGATTCATAAGCTGGATCACAAATTTGGGTATTACTGCTGCATAAGCGCCATTGGGATCCTGCTTGCGTCCAAAAACATTAAAATATCGCAGACCGATTGTATCCAGATCATAGGCATCCTTGAAAATATCTGCGTACAACTCATTTACATATTTTGTAATAGCATAAGGAGATAATGGTTTTCCAATAACATCTTCTACTTTTGGCAATCCTTTGGAATCTCCATAAGTGGAAGAACTGGCGGCATATACAAACCTTTTAACCCCCGCATCGCGTGCAGCCACAAGCATATTTAAAAATCCTGATACATTCACTTCGTTGGTGGTTACAGGATCTTTCAATGATCGCGGAACCGATCCCAGCGCTGCCTCGTGAAGAATATAATCTACACCCTCACTTGCCCTTCGGCAAACATCTATATCCCTTATATCCCCCTCTATTAAGGAGAAATTAGGATCTTCAATAATTGCATTGAGATTATGTTTGTGCCCGGTGGAAAAATTGTCCAGACAAACTACAATCGCTCCGAGATCAAGGAGCTTTTCACAAAGATTAGAGCCAATAAACCCGGCTCCTCCGGTAACTAATATTTTTGAAGAACTTAATTTAAAAAATTGTTCTTGAACCATTCAGAAATAATTTACAAATACAGTCGGCAAAGATAGTACTTCTTAAAGAAGTGACTTCTTTAAGAGTCTTAAAGAAAATGTAAAAAAAGAATATAGTAAATTATCTGGTTTGGCTTTCCATTGAATTTCCTAATTTCTTATTATAAAATTTAATTATTCCTTATGAATTCCGCTTTTTTTAATTTCCATATAAGATTCTATAAAACGATTACTCGGTTGTTTGCCAGTAAGGATAAACACTTGCTACCACCAGTCTCTCAAAAATTGATTTGAAGTGCCTTCTGTTAAGCTTATAGACGAATTCATCCAGATAGCTTTGCATATATTCCCCATTAATTCTATGATGGATGCCTAAGAAGTTCCTTTTTGCATTGCTAATGGCTATATGTACCCATTTCAGGATTTCAACCGTGGTTTTCTTGTTTGATTTTGTGGTTATGTGCGCCTCCACATAATCCTCAAATTTAAAATAGCTCGTACTTTTATCGGACAGCACAACAGTATTTGGATCCAATGAACCTTTTATTAAAGATTCCACTTCCGAAGCCTTGTGGCTTTCCAGGACTTTCATTTTAAAGAACTTGCAATGGCTTGATAATTTACCTGATTCAATATTTTCAAGAGGTGTGGACTCTGCCATCACGGCAACATTAATTTGACGTTGGCTGCCCCGACCCCGTTTTAGCTTCTCCCTGGTTTGTTCAGGCACCTGTTTTTCAAAATATCCCTCATCAAACTCAACCATGTCGGTAAGCTGATATAAATCATCTCGCTTGCCCATCACACCACGTAATCGGTGCATTATCGACCAGATGGTCATATACCTTTTGTGGCCTAACTGGCGCTGTAGCTCACTTGCGGACATTCCTTCTTTGGTACTGGTCATAAAAAGCATCACAAGGAACCAAGTGCGAAATGGAAGACGGGAATTCTCCATAACTGTTCCACTTCTTAAGGTTGTTCTGAAACAACATCTTGAGCACTGGAATTGCCATTTGGCCTTTAACCAGTAATGGTTCTTACAACCACACTTTTTGCAGATCACCCCTTCTTTCATCCTAACATACCTGAAATACTCTTTGCAACTTTGTTCATCAGAAAACTTATCCATAAATTCTAAAATTCTCATAGCTTTAC
Protein-coding sequences here:
- a CDS encoding nucleotide sugar dehydrogenase, with the protein product MKIKNICCIGAGYVGGPTMAVIAQKCPDIDITVVDINENRIAAWNDEDVENIPIYEPGLSDIVKEARGRNLFFSTDVDAAIDKADMIFISVNTPTKTYGIGKGMAADLKYIELCARQIARVAKDDKIVIEKSTLPVRTAAALKNILDNTGNGVKYQILSNPEFLAEGTAVQDLLNPDRVLIGGDIDTEKGQEAVNALVDIYATWIPQENILTTNVWSSELSKLTANAFLAQRVSSINAMSELCEVTGADVGEVSRAVGKDSRIGPKFLQASVGFGGSCFQKDILNLVYISKTFGLNEVADYWEQVIIMNDHQKRRFAEKIVKTLYNTVAGKKIAILGWAFKKDTNDTRESAAIYVTDYLLNEQADIVVYDPKVNKEQVFADLEYLGTHSSEEIRERVQVLTSAMDATREAHAVAVLTEWDEFQELNWQKIYDSMLKPAFLFDGRRLLEGKSKRKIGFEYYSIGS
- a CDS encoding nucleotide sugar dehydrogenase: MKNIKIAVIGLGYVGLPLARLFATKYPVVGFDINQSRVKELMTGHDSTLEVEDDILKSALVEKETLQNENGLFCSAELEDIKDCNYYIITVPTPVDKNNRPDLTPLYKSSESVGKVLKKDDIVIYESTVYPGVTEDECVPVLERVSGLKFNEDFFVGYSPERINPGDKEHTVEKILKVTAGSTPEIGKKVDALYAEVITAGTHLAPTIKVAEAAKVIENSQRDINIAFVNELAKIFNMMGIDTQDVLEAAGTKWNFLPFKPGLVGGHCIGVDPYYLAQKAQELGYHPEIILAGRRMNDSMGQYVASEVVKLMLKNDQKVKGANILVMGITFKENCPDVRNTKVVDVIKNLEEYGTKVTIYDPLANPVEVRHEYGLTTTKSLPSDQFDAVVLAVAHKEFLEMDFNLLKNGNTVVYDVKGVLGDRCDKKL
- a CDS encoding SDR family oxidoreductase; this encodes MVQEQFFKLSSSKILVTGGAGFIGSNLCEKLLDLGAIVVCLDNFSTGHKHNLNAIIEDPNFSLIEGDIRDIDVCRRASEGVDYILHEAALGSVPRSLKDPVTTNEVNVSGFLNMLVAARDAGVKRFVYAASSSTYGDSKGLPKVEDVIGKPLSPYAITKYVNELYADIFKDAYDLDTIGLRYFNVFGRKQDPNGAYAAVIPKFVIQLMNHESPVINGDGTYSRDFTYIDNVIQMNLLALTTENKEAVNQVYNTAVGDRTNLLELTTLLKKNLSKYDPEIANVEIKHGPNRPGDIPHSLASVDKAKELLRYDPQYKIEDGLKKAVDWYWENLK
- a CDS encoding IS1595 family transposase; its protein translation is MRILEFMDKFSDEQSCKEYFRYVRMKEGVICKKCGCKNHYWLKAKWQFQCSRCCFRTTLRSGTVMENSRLPFRTWFLVMLFMTSTKEGMSASELQRQLGHKRYMTIWSIMHRLRGVMGKRDDLYQLTDMVEFDEGYFEKQVPEQTREKLKRGRGSQRQINVAVMAESTPLENIESGKLSSHCKFFKMKVLESHKASEVESLIKGSLDPNTVVLSDKSTSYFKFEDYVEAHITTKSNKKTTVEILKWVHIAISNAKRNFLGIHHRINGEYMQSYLDEFVYKLNRRHFKSIFERLVVASVYPYWQTTE